Proteins encoded in a region of the Bradyrhizobium sp. CB3481 genome:
- a CDS encoding molybdopterin cofactor-binding domain-containing protein, translating to MNKHVNVTDRAPTDLSRRSFLVGSAATGLVLGYAAVPGVDSALAAPSNFEPSVWYSIAPDGLVTVTCGKADMGQHIASTMAQIVSEELGASWKDMRVQLASNDPKFNDPVLGAQITGGSWSTMMNFDAMSRAGAAGRMALTEAAAGIMGVPAAELVVRNSTVSHPKSKKSMTFAEIVKSGKVTKTFTPDELKAIKLKTPDQYTMVGVSVPQLDIPPKVNGTAKYGIDVMLPGMVYGKIVTPPVRYGVTVKSVDDSAAKKVPGFIKAVTLDDQTGSTTGWVVAVANTYANARKAADALKITYDNGPNAKLSSQSLLDEAKRLQALEDSGQFFVKDGDTAAAFGTAAKVLEAEYTTSINIHAPLEPMNATAEFKGEILHIYSGNQFATRSGAIAAGAAGIDPKFVVMHQMWLGGGFGRRLDADMMVPAVQAAKAVGKPVKVIYSRENDMTMDYSRPLTFQKVKAGLDGDGKLIALNHDVVSAWPTARWGIPDMLSPSVDKKGSLDSFTVNGADFFYSVPNHNVRAIKNEMAHNATPSGQLRSVAPGWTFWAVESMIDELAHATGQDPAQFRIALLDGKGKNDGGAQRLRNTLLAAIGMAGYGTTKLPKGEGMGVACVSSQERATASWTACVAHVAVSPSGEVKVKKLTVATDVGMQVHPDNIRAQVEGAALWGLSLAMYEKATLKGGGIEQTNFDAYTPLRMSQTPEVAVNVIANGDKPTGVGEPAVTVIAPAIGNAIFNACGARIRSLPITAEAVKANMKA from the coding sequence ATGAACAAGCACGTGAACGTCACTGATCGCGCGCCCACCGATCTCAGCCGCCGCTCATTCCTGGTCGGCTCCGCAGCCACCGGCCTCGTGCTCGGCTATGCCGCGGTGCCCGGCGTCGATTCTGCGCTCGCCGCGCCTTCCAACTTCGAACCTTCGGTCTGGTATTCGATCGCGCCCGACGGTCTCGTTACCGTCACCTGCGGCAAGGCCGACATGGGCCAGCACATCGCATCCACCATGGCTCAGATCGTTTCCGAAGAGCTTGGCGCGAGCTGGAAGGACATGCGGGTCCAGCTTGCTTCGAACGATCCGAAGTTCAACGACCCCGTGTTGGGGGCGCAGATCACCGGCGGAAGCTGGAGCACAATGATGAACTTCGATGCGATGAGCCGCGCGGGCGCCGCGGGGCGAATGGCATTGACGGAAGCGGCCGCTGGCATCATGGGCGTACCGGCCGCCGAACTTGTGGTGCGCAACTCCACCGTCTCGCATCCGAAGTCGAAGAAGTCGATGACGTTTGCGGAAATCGTCAAGAGCGGCAAGGTCACCAAGACCTTCACGCCGGATGAGCTCAAGGCGATCAAGCTGAAGACGCCCGACCAGTACACCATGGTCGGGGTCTCGGTGCCGCAGCTCGACATTCCGCCGAAGGTCAACGGCACCGCCAAATACGGCATCGACGTCATGTTGCCGGGCATGGTCTACGGCAAGATCGTCACCCCGCCGGTGCGCTATGGCGTCACGGTGAAATCGGTCGACGATTCCGCCGCCAAGAAGGTGCCGGGGTTCATCAAGGCGGTGACGCTCGACGACCAGACTGGCAGCACGACCGGCTGGGTGGTGGCGGTGGCCAACACCTATGCCAACGCTCGCAAGGCGGCCGACGCGCTGAAGATCACCTATGACAACGGCCCGAACGCCAAGCTGTCGAGCCAGTCATTGCTCGACGAGGCCAAGCGGCTGCAGGCGCTCGAGGATTCCGGGCAGTTCTTCGTCAAGGACGGCGATACGGCGGCGGCCTTCGGGACCGCGGCCAAGGTGCTGGAGGCCGAATACACCACCAGCATCAACATCCACGCGCCGCTCGAGCCGATGAACGCGACCGCGGAGTTCAAGGGCGAGATCCTGCACATCTATTCCGGCAACCAGTTCGCGACGCGCTCCGGGGCGATCGCAGCGGGCGCCGCCGGGATCGATCCGAAATTCGTCGTGATGCACCAGATGTGGCTCGGCGGCGGCTTCGGCCGGCGGCTCGATGCCGACATGATGGTGCCGGCAGTGCAGGCGGCGAAGGCCGTCGGCAAGCCGGTCAAGGTGATCTACTCGCGCGAAAACGACATGACCATGGACTATTCGCGTCCGCTGACCTTCCAGAAGGTCAAAGCGGGCCTGGATGGCGACGGCAAGCTGATCGCGCTCAATCACGACGTGGTCTCGGCCTGGCCGACGGCGCGCTGGGGAATTCCCGACATGCTGTCGCCATCGGTCGACAAGAAGGGCTCGCTCGATTCCTTCACGGTGAACGGGGCGGACTTTTTCTATTCCGTGCCCAATCACAATGTCCGCGCCATCAAGAACGAGATGGCGCACAACGCCACGCCGTCAGGTCAGTTGCGCTCGGTGGCGCCGGGCTGGACGTTCTGGGCGGTCGAAAGCATGATCGACGAGCTCGCGCATGCGACCGGCCAGGATCCTGCCCAGTTCCGCATCGCCCTGCTCGACGGCAAGGGCAAGAACGATGGCGGCGCGCAGCGTCTGCGCAACACGCTGCTGGCGGCGATTGGCATGGCCGGCTACGGCACCACCAAGCTGCCGAAGGGCGAGGGCATGGGGGTTGCCTGCGTCTCGTCGCAGGAGCGCGCCACCGCAAGCTGGACCGCCTGCGTTGCTCATGTCGCGGTGTCGCCATCCGGCGAAGTCAAGGTCAAGAAACTCACCGTGGCCACCGACGTCGGCATGCAGGTGCATCCCGACAACATCCGTGCCCAGGTCGAGGGCGCGGCGCTATGGGGCCTTTCGCTCGCCATGTACGAGAAGGCGACGCTGAAGGGCGGCGGTATCGAACAGACCAATTTCGATGCCTACACGCCCTTGCGGATGAGCCAGACGCCGGAAGTCGCCGTCAACGTCATCGCCAACGGCGACAAGCCGACCGGCGTCGGCGAGCCGGCGGTCACCGTCATCGCGCCCGCGATCGGCAACGCCATCTTCAACGCCTGCGGCGCACGCATCCGCTCGTTGCCGATCACCGCGGAAGCGGTGAAGGCGAATATGAAGGCGTAA